In the Scomber japonicus isolate fScoJap1 chromosome 18, fScoJap1.pri, whole genome shotgun sequence genome, one interval contains:
- the LOC128379349 gene encoding NACHT, LRR and PYD domains-containing protein 3-like, whose protein sequence is MGKRHSSLNHSKQRAKMTTVDLLNLLEDLKVDEFKEFKWYLKNETVGDIPPIKESKLEEAERRDAVDLMVQKYKSSGAVEVMKSILKKINRNDLVEELSNIGSGAGGDLQEGLGICKINLTRKCQKVPETSDEPEDEILFDDRYTDVYITEGRSNEVDTQHEVWQLETASKMKTLHDTPIKCHDIFKALPNQKKLIRNVLTNGVAGVGKTFSVQKFTLDWAVGSENQDISLLVLLPFRELNSIKDERYNLIMLIQECHPTLKLTAEKLAACKVLFIFDGLDESRLSLDFNTKEVVTDVTQKTSVSVLLTNLIKGNLLPSALIWITSRPAAANQIPPSCVDRVTEVRGFTDDQKEEYFKKRFSDEEQSSKIISHIKTSRSLHIMCRIPVFCWITATGLEEMLTSEQREELPKTLTYLYSHFLLVQTKRKKSKYDEGNKTSPEELTEADSDVLLKLGRLAFEQLQEGNILFYKEDLEQCGLDVTEAAVLSGFCTQIFKREKLQKKTVYSFVHLSVQEFLAAVYMYHCYTSRNTEVLKDFLGEDYSDSSLDHFLKGAMEKSLQNKNGHLDLFVRFLHGLSLESNQSVLGDLLGQTENSPETIQRVITNLKEMNSGGVSPDRTINIFHCLMEMNDGSVHQEIQEFLKSENRSEKELSEIHCSALAYMLQMSEEVLDELDLEKYNTSWEGRQRLIPAVRNCRKARLPRCYLTNTHSEVVASALKANPSHLRDLDLSYNYLDESDMKFLCAGLESPNCKLETLRLCGCDLIKEHCTSLASALKCNPSHLRELDLSNNKLQDSDIKLLSDLKESPDFRLETLILEDCSSSETSCASLISALKSNPSHQRDLNLSNNKLQDSDVEQLCDLLKSPHCRLEDLILRDCSLSETSCASLISALKSNPSHLRGLNLSNNKLQDSDVEQLCDLLKSPHCRLEDLLLAGCSLSETSCASLISTLKSNPSHLRGLDLSLNKLQDSDVEQLCDLLKSPHCRLEDLRLMGCSLSETSCASLISALKSNPSHLRHLYLSNNKLQDSDVEQLCDLLKSPHCRLEDLLLAGCSLSKTSCASLAAALKSNPSHLRDLDLRNNNLKASDVKLLSDLKKSPRCRLEFLSW, encoded by the exons ATGGGAAAACGCCACAGTTCACTGAACCACAGCAAACAG AGAGCCAAGATGACGACGGTCGACCTCCTAAACCTTCTGgaagatttaaaagttgatgaaTTTAAGGAGTTCAAGTGGTACCTGAAGAATGAAACGGTGGGCGACATCCCACCCATCAAAGAGAGCAAgctggaggaggcagagaggcggGATGCTGTAGATCTGATGGTGCAGAAATATAAATCTTctggagctgtggaggtgaTGAAGAGCATTTTAAAGAAGATCAACAGGAATGATCTGGTGGAGGAGTTATCAAACATCGGCTCAGGAGCAG gtGGTGATCTGCAGGAGGGTTTAGGTATATGTAAGATCAATCTGACGAGGAAATGTCAAAAAGTTCCTGAAACAAGTGATGAACCAGAAGATGAAATCCTCTTCGACGATAGATACACTGATGTCTACATaacagagggaaggagtaacGAAGTTGATACTCAACATGAGGTGTGGCAGCTTGagacagcttccaagatgaagaccctccatgacactCCAATCAAATGCCACGACATTTTTAAAGCCTTACCCAACCAAAAGAAACTCATCAGAAACGTTCTGACTAACGGTGttgctggcgttggaaaaaccttctcagtgcagaagttcactctggactgggcagtGGGCTCCgaaaaccaagatatcagtctgctggtTCTGCTTCCATTCAGAGAGCTGAACTCGATCAAAGATGAGCGGTACAATCTGATCATGCTGATCCAGGAATGCCATCCAACATtaaagctcacagcagagaagctcgctgcctgtaaagttctgttcatctttgacggcctggatgaaagcagactttcactggatttcaacaccAAGGAAGTCGtgactgatgtcacacagaagacatcagtcagcgtgctgttgacaaacctcatcaaggggaacctgcttccctcggctctcatATGGATAAcctcccgacctgcagcagccaatcagatccctccttcatgtgttgacagggtaacagaagtacgaggcttcactgacgaccagaaggaggagtacttcaagaagagattcagtgatgaagagcagtccagcaaaatcatctcacacatcaagacatccaggagcctccacatcatgtgtcgcatcccagtcttctgctggatcactgcaaCAGGTCTGGAGGAAATGTTGACTTCAGAACAGAGAgaagagctgcccaagaccctgacttacctgtactcacacttcctgctggttcagacaaagaggaagaagagcaagtatgatgagggaaaTAAGACGAGTCCAGAGGAGCTGACAGAGGCTGACAGCGATGTTCTTCTGAAgttggggaggctggcgtttgaacagcTGCAGGAAGGAAACATCCTGTTCTAcaaagaagacctggagcagtgtggtcttgatgtcacagaggctgCAGTGTTATCAGGattttgtacacagatcttcaaaagagagaaactccagaagaaaacagtctacagctttgttcatctgagcgttcaggagtttctggctgcagtctacatgtaccactgttacaccagcaggaacacagaggtactgaaggacttcctgggagAAGACTACAGTGACTCATCTCTGGATCACTTCCTGAAgggagccatggagaaatctctccaaaataaaaatggccacctggacctgtttgttcgcttccttcatggcctctctctggagtccaaccagagtgtCTTAGGAgacctgctgggtcagacagagaacagtccagaaaccatccagagagtcatcaccaacctgaaggagatgaacagtggGGGGGTCTCTCCTGACAGAaccatcaacatcttccactgtctgatggagatgaacgacggctcagtacatcaggagatccaagagttcctgaagtcagagaacagatcagagaaggaactctctgagatccactgctcagctctggcctacatgctgcagatgtcagaggaggttctggatgagttggacctggagaagtacaacacatcatgGGAGGGACGacagagactgatcccagctgtgaggaactgcagaaaggctcg acttccTCGCTGTTATCTCACAAACACTCACTCtgaagttgtggcctcagctctgaaggccaacccctcccatctgagagatctggacctgagctacaactACCTGGATGAGTCAGACATGAAGTTTCTgtgtgctggactggagagtccaaactgtaaactggagactctgag attgtgtgGCTGCGATTTGATAAAGGAGCACTGtacttctctggcctcagctctgaagtgcaacccctcccatctgagagagctggatctgagtaacaacaagctgcaggattcagacatTAAACTGCTGTCTGATCTTAAGGAGAGTCCAGACtttagactggagactctgat ATTGGAGGACTGCAGTTCatcagagaccagctgtgcttctctgatcTCAGCTCTGAAATCTAACCCCTCCCATCAGAGAGATCTGAATCTGAgtaacaacaagctgcaggattcagacgtggagcagctgtgtgatcttctgaagagtccacactgtagacTGGAGGATCTGAt attgagggactgcagtttgtcagagaccagctgtgcttctctgatcTCAGCTCTGAAATctaacccctcccatctgagaggtCTGAATCTGAgtaacaacaagctgcaggattcagacgtggagcagctgtgtgatcttctgaagagtccacactgtagacTGGAGGATCTGCt attggctggctgcagtttgtcagagaccagctgtgcttctctgatcTCAACTCTGAAATctaacccctcccatctgagaggtCTGGATCTGAGTctcaacaagctgcaggattcagacgtggagcagctgtgtgatcttctgaagagtccacactgtagacTGGAGGATCTGAG attgatgggctgcagtttgtcagagaccagctgtgcttctctgatcTCAGCTCTGAAATctaacccctcccatctgagacaTCTATATCTGAgtaacaacaagctgcaggattcagacgtggagcagctgtgtgatcttctgaagagtccacactgtagacTGGAGGATCTGCT attggccggctgcagtttgtcaaagaccagctgtgcttctctggctgcagctctgaagtccaacccctcccatctgagagatctggatcTGAGAAACAACAACCTGAAGGCTTCAGAcgtgaagctgctgtctgatctTAAGAAGAGTCCACGCTGCAGACTGGAGtttctgag ctggtga